Proteins encoded by one window of Pelorhabdus rhamnosifermentans:
- a CDS encoding alanine/glycine:cation symporter family protein has translation MEYIKDLVDYLNGYVWSTAMLVFVIGSCIYFSVVLRFTQVRNLKDMVRNLVSNQSSESGISTFSSFWTTMAARVGVGNIAGVAVAIYMGGPGAVFWMWVTAILLAAISFTECSLGQLYKIRVDGQYRGGAYYCAENGLGWKWFGILFAGVTVVVMVILMPGVQANMISEGLNHSLGVAPWLTGLVGAVLLGAIILGGIKRISKFAAILVPLKVGLFLLLTIVVLIVHAHAIPTMFAWIFSAAFNQGSVFGGMMGSAVTMGIRRATFASGAGMGEETPAAAAAETAHPVGQGLANSFGIYMDIVVCTCTALMILVTDCFNTATGYIGAGSSKMAELAASGQNGVVYTQEAVGTIMPDSGAVIVGVLVILFAFTTILSYYYQAETAVAYLCYGDSRKKLRKGIIFGMKILVLLVYFFFSTIASSVAWATADLGCGLMVWLNVFMLWFLFPKAVAMLKDYEEQRKAGKTPFFDPDKVGIKNVDLWKEINKDKIAAVREINKDKSVISRSGEAYLGQNV, from the coding sequence TTCATGCATATATTTTTCCGTCGTACTCAGATTTACCCAGGTCCGCAATTTAAAAGATATGGTGAGAAACCTGGTAAGCAACCAAAGCTCGGAAAGCGGCATTTCCACTTTTTCTTCATTTTGGACCACTATGGCTGCTCGTGTCGGTGTTGGTAATATCGCCGGTGTGGCGGTGGCCATCTATATGGGAGGTCCCGGCGCTGTGTTCTGGATGTGGGTTACGGCTATTTTGCTTGCCGCTATATCATTTACAGAATGCTCACTGGGACAGTTATATAAAATCCGGGTTGACGGTCAGTACCGTGGCGGCGCTTATTATTGCGCTGAGAACGGGCTGGGCTGGAAGTGGTTTGGCATTTTGTTTGCTGGAGTCACTGTTGTGGTGATGGTAATCCTGATGCCCGGTGTCCAGGCTAATATGATCAGCGAAGGTCTGAACCACAGCTTGGGTGTTGCCCCGTGGCTAACTGGCCTGGTCGGCGCGGTGCTGCTGGGTGCCATCATTCTCGGCGGCATCAAACGTATCAGTAAATTTGCTGCTATTCTCGTTCCCTTGAAAGTAGGTCTCTTTTTGCTGTTGACCATAGTTGTGCTAATCGTTCATGCTCACGCGATTCCGACCATGTTCGCTTGGATTTTTTCAGCTGCTTTTAATCAAGGCTCTGTATTCGGCGGCATGATGGGCAGCGCGGTCACCATGGGCATCAGACGCGCCACCTTCGCCTCTGGAGCCGGTATGGGTGAAGAGACCCCTGCGGCTGCGGCGGCTGAGACCGCGCATCCTGTCGGACAGGGTTTGGCCAATTCTTTTGGCATCTATATGGATATTGTAGTATGCACTTGCACGGCGCTGATGATTCTGGTCACCGACTGCTTTAATACGGCTACAGGCTATATCGGTGCTGGTTCTTCCAAAATGGCGGAATTAGCTGCTTCTGGACAGAATGGCGTTGTATATACCCAGGAGGCTGTTGGCACGATTATGCCAGATTCAGGCGCAGTTATTGTTGGCGTCTTAGTGATCTTATTTGCCTTTACTACGATCCTTAGCTATTATTATCAAGCTGAAACTGCGGTGGCTTATCTCTGCTATGGTGATTCACGTAAGAAACTCCGTAAAGGAATTATTTTTGGCATGAAAATTTTAGTACTGCTGGTGTACTTTTTCTTCTCTACCATCGCCTCGTCCGTTGCCTGGGCGACAGCCGATTTGGGTTGCGGCCTCATGGTATGGCTGAACGTGTTCATGCTGTGGTTCCTGTTTCCGAAGGCCGTCGCTATGCTGAAGGACTATGAGGAGCAGAGAAAAGCTGGTAAGACGCCCTTCTTTGATCCTGATAAGGTCGGTATTAAGAACGTAGACCTCTGGAAAGAGATTAACAAAGATAAAATTGCTGCTGTAAGAGAGATCAATAAAGACAAAAGCGTCATTTCCAGATCGGGAGAAGCTTATCTAGGCCAGAACGTATAA
- the ppnP gene encoding pyrimidine/purine nucleoside phosphorylase translates to MLNVNQYFEGKVVSIGYQSNDGQATIGVMDVGEYEFSTSKQEHMTVITGELAVKLPGKTFFQKILANETFVVEANQTFQVKALVQTSYLCLYR, encoded by the coding sequence ATGCTTAATGTCAATCAGTATTTTGAAGGTAAGGTTGTGTCGATAGGTTATCAATCTAACGACGGACAGGCAACAATTGGTGTCATGGATGTCGGTGAATATGAATTTTCAACATCAAAGCAAGAGCATATGACAGTGATTACTGGTGAGTTAGCTGTTAAGTTACCTGGAAAAACATTTTTTCAAAAAATATTAGCAAATGAGACTTTTGTTGTTGAAGCAAATCAAACATTTCAAGTCAAAGCCTTGGTGCAAACTTCTTATCTTTGTTTATATAGATAG